A window of the Gossypium hirsutum isolate 1008001.06 chromosome A03, Gossypium_hirsutum_v2.1, whole genome shotgun sequence genome harbors these coding sequences:
- the LOC107887397 gene encoding homeobox-leucine zipper protein HDG2 isoform X2 has translation MPAGVMIPARNMPSMITGNGSVSGYGTSSGLALGQPNNMMEGQLHPLEMTQNASESEIARMRDEEFDSTNKSGSENHELGGSGDDQDPRPNKKKRYHRHTQHQIQEMEAFFKECPHPDDKQRKELGRELGLEPLQVKFWFQNKRTQMKTQHERHENTQLRAEIEKLRADNMRYREALSTASCPNCGGPTAVGQMSFDEHHLRLENSRLREEIDRISAIAAKYVGKPVVNFPLLSSPALPRPFDFGSQPVTEEMYGVGDLLRSISAPSEADKPMIIELAVAAMEELVRMVQMGEPLWMTSLDGTTCMLNEEEYIRTFPSGIGPKPTGFKCEASKETTVVITNHINLVEILMDVNQWSTVFSGIISKASTLDVLSTGVAGNYNGALQVMTAEFQVLSPLVPTRESYYVRYCKQHAEGTWAVVDVSLDTIRPSPTVRCRRRPSGCIIQEMPNGYSKVTWVEHVEVDDGGVHNLYKQLVSSGHAFGARRWVSTLDRQCERLASLMASNIPTGDVGVITNQDGRKSMLKLAERMVISFCGGVSASTAHTWTTLSGTGADDVRVMTRKSVDDPGRPPGIVLSAATSFWLPVSPKRVFDFLRDEHSRSEWDILSNGGAVQEMAHIANGRDPGNCVSLLRVNSANSSQSNMLILQESCTDPTASFVIYAPVDIVAMNVVLNGGDPDYVALLPSGFAILPDGMTVTDVGMADSGGSSGSLLTVAFQILVDSVPTAKLSLGSVATVNNLIACTVERIKASLSCDNA, from the exons ATGCCAGCCGGAGTAATGATCCCGGCAAGAAACATGCCGTCGATGATCACCGGAAACGGGAGCGTTAGTGGATATGGAACATCCTCAGGACTTGCACTTGGTCAG CCTAACAACATGATGGAAGGTCAACTCCACCCTCTTGAGATGACCCAAAACGCTTCTGAAAGTGAAATTGCTCGAATGAGAGACGAAGAATTCGACAGTACAAACAAATCTGGTAGCGAAAATCATGAATTAGGTGGCTCTGGAGACGATCAAGATCCTCGTCCCAACAAAAAGAAGCGTTATCATCGCCATACCCAGCATCAGATCCAAGAAATGGAGGC atttttcaaAGAGTGTCCACACCCAGATGACAAGCAAAGGAAGGAGCTTGGGCGTGAGTTAGGGTTAGAACCGTTGCAAGTCAAATTCTGGTTCCAAAATAAGCGCACACAAATGAAG ACTCAGCATGAGCGTCACGAAAACACACAGCTGCGAGCTGAGATCGAGAAGCTAAGGGCTGACAACATGCGATATAGGGAAGCTTTGAGCACTGCTTCATGCCCAAATTGTGGAGGTCCAACTGCTGTTGGACAAATGTCATTTGATGAACATCATCTCAGACTTGAGAATTCTCGATTAAGGGAAGAG ATTGATCGTATATCAGCAATAGCTGCAAAGTACGTGGGCAAGCCAGTGGTGAACTTTCCTCTACTTTCATCTCCTGCGCTTCCTCGACCATTTGATTTCGGTTCACAACCTGTCACCGAGGAGATGTATGGTGTTGGGGATCTTCTCAGGTCTATTAGTGCACCTTCCGAGGCCGATAAGCCAATGATTATTGAGCTTGCGGTGGCAGCTATGGAGGAACTGGTTAGAATGGTTCAGATGGGGGAACCTTTATGGATGACCAGTCTTGATGGTACCACCTGTATGCTGAATGAAGAAGAGTATATTAGGACTTTTCCTAGCGGAATTGGGCCAAAACCTACTGGCTTTAAATGCGAAGCTTCAAAAGAAACTACTGTTGTTATCACGAACCACATTAACCTTGTTGAGATTCTCATGGATGTG AACCAGTGGTCAACTGTGTTTTCGGGAATAATTTCGAAGGCTTCAACTTTGGATGTTCTCTCAACAGGAGTAGCAGGGAATTATAATGGAGCCCTTCAAGTG ATGACAGCTGAATTTCAAGTTCTTTCACCTCTTGTTCCCACTCGTGAGAGTTATTATGTAAGATACTGCAAACAGCATGCAGAGGGAACTTGGGCTGTAGTTGATGTTTCTTTGGATACTATACGCCCCAGTCCCACTGTGAGATGCAGAAGAAGACCATCTGGTTGCATAATTCAAGAAATGCCCAATGGCTACTCGAAG GTTACATGGGTTGAGCATGTAGAAGTGGACGATGGAGGTGTTCACAATCTGTACAAGCAACTGGTAAGCTCCGGCCATGCTTTCGGAGCAAGACGATGGGTTTCTACTTTAGATCGACAGTGTGAGAGGCTTGCAAGTTTAATGGCTTCTAACATTCCCACCGGCGATGTTGGGg TGATAACAAACCAAGATGGGAGAAAGAGTATGCTGAAGCTAGCTGAGCGAATGGTAATCAGTTTCTGTGGAGGAGTTAGTGCCTCTACAGCACACACGTGGACGACATTATCGGGAACTGGGGCTGATGATGTAAGGGTGATGACCCGAAAGAGTGTAGATGATCCAGGTAGACCTCCAGGGATTGTGCTTAGTGCTGCAACGTCGTTTTGGCTCCCCGTTTCACCTAAGAGGGTTTTTGATTTCCTCAGAGATGAGCATTCTCGAAGTGAG TGGGATATTCTGTCTAATGGCGGAGCTGTACAAGAAATGGCACACATTGCTAATGGTCGGGATCCAGGCAATTGTGTTTCACTACTTAGAGTAAAT AGTGCAAATTCAAGCCAGAGCAACATGCTGATTTTACAAGAGAGTTGCACTGATCCAACAGCCTCTTTTGTGATCTATGCTCCTGTTGATATTGTTGCGATGAATGTTGTCCTAAATGGAGGGGATCCGGACTATGTTGCTCTTCTTCCCTCGGGTTTCGCAATACTGCCTGATGGAATGACTGTGACTGACGTAGGAATGGCTGATTCCGGCGGGTCTAGTGGATCTCTTCTAACTGTTGCATTTCAGATTTTGGTCGATTCTGTGCCGACGGCAAAACTTTCTCTAGGATCCGTTGCAACAGTAAACAATTTGATTGCATGCACCGTTGAAAGGATAAAGGCATCTCTGTCATGCGATAATGCATGA
- the LOC107887397 gene encoding homeobox-leucine zipper protein HDG2 isoform X1: MPAGVMIPARNMPSMITGNGSVSGYGTSSGLALGQIMFQQPNNMMEGQLHPLEMTQNASESEIARMRDEEFDSTNKSGSENHELGGSGDDQDPRPNKKKRYHRHTQHQIQEMEAFFKECPHPDDKQRKELGRELGLEPLQVKFWFQNKRTQMKTQHERHENTQLRAEIEKLRADNMRYREALSTASCPNCGGPTAVGQMSFDEHHLRLENSRLREEIDRISAIAAKYVGKPVVNFPLLSSPALPRPFDFGSQPVTEEMYGVGDLLRSISAPSEADKPMIIELAVAAMEELVRMVQMGEPLWMTSLDGTTCMLNEEEYIRTFPSGIGPKPTGFKCEASKETTVVITNHINLVEILMDVNQWSTVFSGIISKASTLDVLSTGVAGNYNGALQVMTAEFQVLSPLVPTRESYYVRYCKQHAEGTWAVVDVSLDTIRPSPTVRCRRRPSGCIIQEMPNGYSKVTWVEHVEVDDGGVHNLYKQLVSSGHAFGARRWVSTLDRQCERLASLMASNIPTGDVGVITNQDGRKSMLKLAERMVISFCGGVSASTAHTWTTLSGTGADDVRVMTRKSVDDPGRPPGIVLSAATSFWLPVSPKRVFDFLRDEHSRSEWDILSNGGAVQEMAHIANGRDPGNCVSLLRVNSANSSQSNMLILQESCTDPTASFVIYAPVDIVAMNVVLNGGDPDYVALLPSGFAILPDGMTVTDVGMADSGGSSGSLLTVAFQILVDSVPTAKLSLGSVATVNNLIACTVERIKASLSCDNA; the protein is encoded by the exons ATGCCAGCCGGAGTAATGATCCCGGCAAGAAACATGCCGTCGATGATCACCGGAAACGGGAGCGTTAGTGGATATGGAACATCCTCAGGACTTGCACTTGGTCAG ATAATGTTCCAGCAGCCTAACAACATGATGGAAGGTCAACTCCACCCTCTTGAGATGACCCAAAACGCTTCTGAAAGTGAAATTGCTCGAATGAGAGACGAAGAATTCGACAGTACAAACAAATCTGGTAGCGAAAATCATGAATTAGGTGGCTCTGGAGACGATCAAGATCCTCGTCCCAACAAAAAGAAGCGTTATCATCGCCATACCCAGCATCAGATCCAAGAAATGGAGGC atttttcaaAGAGTGTCCACACCCAGATGACAAGCAAAGGAAGGAGCTTGGGCGTGAGTTAGGGTTAGAACCGTTGCAAGTCAAATTCTGGTTCCAAAATAAGCGCACACAAATGAAG ACTCAGCATGAGCGTCACGAAAACACACAGCTGCGAGCTGAGATCGAGAAGCTAAGGGCTGACAACATGCGATATAGGGAAGCTTTGAGCACTGCTTCATGCCCAAATTGTGGAGGTCCAACTGCTGTTGGACAAATGTCATTTGATGAACATCATCTCAGACTTGAGAATTCTCGATTAAGGGAAGAG ATTGATCGTATATCAGCAATAGCTGCAAAGTACGTGGGCAAGCCAGTGGTGAACTTTCCTCTACTTTCATCTCCTGCGCTTCCTCGACCATTTGATTTCGGTTCACAACCTGTCACCGAGGAGATGTATGGTGTTGGGGATCTTCTCAGGTCTATTAGTGCACCTTCCGAGGCCGATAAGCCAATGATTATTGAGCTTGCGGTGGCAGCTATGGAGGAACTGGTTAGAATGGTTCAGATGGGGGAACCTTTATGGATGACCAGTCTTGATGGTACCACCTGTATGCTGAATGAAGAAGAGTATATTAGGACTTTTCCTAGCGGAATTGGGCCAAAACCTACTGGCTTTAAATGCGAAGCTTCAAAAGAAACTACTGTTGTTATCACGAACCACATTAACCTTGTTGAGATTCTCATGGATGTG AACCAGTGGTCAACTGTGTTTTCGGGAATAATTTCGAAGGCTTCAACTTTGGATGTTCTCTCAACAGGAGTAGCAGGGAATTATAATGGAGCCCTTCAAGTG ATGACAGCTGAATTTCAAGTTCTTTCACCTCTTGTTCCCACTCGTGAGAGTTATTATGTAAGATACTGCAAACAGCATGCAGAGGGAACTTGGGCTGTAGTTGATGTTTCTTTGGATACTATACGCCCCAGTCCCACTGTGAGATGCAGAAGAAGACCATCTGGTTGCATAATTCAAGAAATGCCCAATGGCTACTCGAAG GTTACATGGGTTGAGCATGTAGAAGTGGACGATGGAGGTGTTCACAATCTGTACAAGCAACTGGTAAGCTCCGGCCATGCTTTCGGAGCAAGACGATGGGTTTCTACTTTAGATCGACAGTGTGAGAGGCTTGCAAGTTTAATGGCTTCTAACATTCCCACCGGCGATGTTGGGg TGATAACAAACCAAGATGGGAGAAAGAGTATGCTGAAGCTAGCTGAGCGAATGGTAATCAGTTTCTGTGGAGGAGTTAGTGCCTCTACAGCACACACGTGGACGACATTATCGGGAACTGGGGCTGATGATGTAAGGGTGATGACCCGAAAGAGTGTAGATGATCCAGGTAGACCTCCAGGGATTGTGCTTAGTGCTGCAACGTCGTTTTGGCTCCCCGTTTCACCTAAGAGGGTTTTTGATTTCCTCAGAGATGAGCATTCTCGAAGTGAG TGGGATATTCTGTCTAATGGCGGAGCTGTACAAGAAATGGCACACATTGCTAATGGTCGGGATCCAGGCAATTGTGTTTCACTACTTAGAGTAAAT AGTGCAAATTCAAGCCAGAGCAACATGCTGATTTTACAAGAGAGTTGCACTGATCCAACAGCCTCTTTTGTGATCTATGCTCCTGTTGATATTGTTGCGATGAATGTTGTCCTAAATGGAGGGGATCCGGACTATGTTGCTCTTCTTCCCTCGGGTTTCGCAATACTGCCTGATGGAATGACTGTGACTGACGTAGGAATGGCTGATTCCGGCGGGTCTAGTGGATCTCTTCTAACTGTTGCATTTCAGATTTTGGTCGATTCTGTGCCGACGGCAAAACTTTCTCTAGGATCCGTTGCAACAGTAAACAATTTGATTGCATGCACCGTTGAAAGGATAAAGGCATCTCTGTCATGCGATAATGCATGA
- the LOC107887397 gene encoding homeobox-leucine zipper protein HDG2 isoform X3 translates to MPAGVMIPARNMPSMITGNGSVSGYGTSSGLALGQQPNNMMEGQLHPLEMTQNASESEIARMRDEEFDSTNKSGSENHELGGSGDDQDPRPNKKKRYHRHTQHQIQEMEAFFKECPHPDDKQRKELGRELGLEPLQVKFWFQNKRTQMKTQHERHENTQLRAEIEKLRADNMRYREALSTASCPNCGGPTAVGQMSFDEHHLRLENSRLREEIDRISAIAAKYVGKPVVNFPLLSSPALPRPFDFGSQPVTEEMYGVGDLLRSISAPSEADKPMIIELAVAAMEELVRMVQMGEPLWMTSLDGTTCMLNEEEYIRTFPSGIGPKPTGFKCEASKETTVVITNHINLVEILMDVNQWSTVFSGIISKASTLDVLSTGVAGNYNGALQVMTAEFQVLSPLVPTRESYYVRYCKQHAEGTWAVVDVSLDTIRPSPTVRCRRRPSGCIIQEMPNGYSKVTWVEHVEVDDGGVHNLYKQLVSSGHAFGARRWVSTLDRQCERLASLMASNIPTGDVGVITNQDGRKSMLKLAERMVISFCGGVSASTAHTWTTLSGTGADDVRVMTRKSVDDPGRPPGIVLSAATSFWLPVSPKRVFDFLRDEHSRSEWDILSNGGAVQEMAHIANGRDPGNCVSLLRVNSANSSQSNMLILQESCTDPTASFVIYAPVDIVAMNVVLNGGDPDYVALLPSGFAILPDGMTVTDVGMADSGGSSGSLLTVAFQILVDSVPTAKLSLGSVATVNNLIACTVERIKASLSCDNA, encoded by the exons ATGCCAGCCGGAGTAATGATCCCGGCAAGAAACATGCCGTCGATGATCACCGGAAACGGGAGCGTTAGTGGATATGGAACATCCTCAGGACTTGCACTTGGTCAG CAGCCTAACAACATGATGGAAGGTCAACTCCACCCTCTTGAGATGACCCAAAACGCTTCTGAAAGTGAAATTGCTCGAATGAGAGACGAAGAATTCGACAGTACAAACAAATCTGGTAGCGAAAATCATGAATTAGGTGGCTCTGGAGACGATCAAGATCCTCGTCCCAACAAAAAGAAGCGTTATCATCGCCATACCCAGCATCAGATCCAAGAAATGGAGGC atttttcaaAGAGTGTCCACACCCAGATGACAAGCAAAGGAAGGAGCTTGGGCGTGAGTTAGGGTTAGAACCGTTGCAAGTCAAATTCTGGTTCCAAAATAAGCGCACACAAATGAAG ACTCAGCATGAGCGTCACGAAAACACACAGCTGCGAGCTGAGATCGAGAAGCTAAGGGCTGACAACATGCGATATAGGGAAGCTTTGAGCACTGCTTCATGCCCAAATTGTGGAGGTCCAACTGCTGTTGGACAAATGTCATTTGATGAACATCATCTCAGACTTGAGAATTCTCGATTAAGGGAAGAG ATTGATCGTATATCAGCAATAGCTGCAAAGTACGTGGGCAAGCCAGTGGTGAACTTTCCTCTACTTTCATCTCCTGCGCTTCCTCGACCATTTGATTTCGGTTCACAACCTGTCACCGAGGAGATGTATGGTGTTGGGGATCTTCTCAGGTCTATTAGTGCACCTTCCGAGGCCGATAAGCCAATGATTATTGAGCTTGCGGTGGCAGCTATGGAGGAACTGGTTAGAATGGTTCAGATGGGGGAACCTTTATGGATGACCAGTCTTGATGGTACCACCTGTATGCTGAATGAAGAAGAGTATATTAGGACTTTTCCTAGCGGAATTGGGCCAAAACCTACTGGCTTTAAATGCGAAGCTTCAAAAGAAACTACTGTTGTTATCACGAACCACATTAACCTTGTTGAGATTCTCATGGATGTG AACCAGTGGTCAACTGTGTTTTCGGGAATAATTTCGAAGGCTTCAACTTTGGATGTTCTCTCAACAGGAGTAGCAGGGAATTATAATGGAGCCCTTCAAGTG ATGACAGCTGAATTTCAAGTTCTTTCACCTCTTGTTCCCACTCGTGAGAGTTATTATGTAAGATACTGCAAACAGCATGCAGAGGGAACTTGGGCTGTAGTTGATGTTTCTTTGGATACTATACGCCCCAGTCCCACTGTGAGATGCAGAAGAAGACCATCTGGTTGCATAATTCAAGAAATGCCCAATGGCTACTCGAAG GTTACATGGGTTGAGCATGTAGAAGTGGACGATGGAGGTGTTCACAATCTGTACAAGCAACTGGTAAGCTCCGGCCATGCTTTCGGAGCAAGACGATGGGTTTCTACTTTAGATCGACAGTGTGAGAGGCTTGCAAGTTTAATGGCTTCTAACATTCCCACCGGCGATGTTGGGg TGATAACAAACCAAGATGGGAGAAAGAGTATGCTGAAGCTAGCTGAGCGAATGGTAATCAGTTTCTGTGGAGGAGTTAGTGCCTCTACAGCACACACGTGGACGACATTATCGGGAACTGGGGCTGATGATGTAAGGGTGATGACCCGAAAGAGTGTAGATGATCCAGGTAGACCTCCAGGGATTGTGCTTAGTGCTGCAACGTCGTTTTGGCTCCCCGTTTCACCTAAGAGGGTTTTTGATTTCCTCAGAGATGAGCATTCTCGAAGTGAG TGGGATATTCTGTCTAATGGCGGAGCTGTACAAGAAATGGCACACATTGCTAATGGTCGGGATCCAGGCAATTGTGTTTCACTACTTAGAGTAAAT AGTGCAAATTCAAGCCAGAGCAACATGCTGATTTTACAAGAGAGTTGCACTGATCCAACAGCCTCTTTTGTGATCTATGCTCCTGTTGATATTGTTGCGATGAATGTTGTCCTAAATGGAGGGGATCCGGACTATGTTGCTCTTCTTCCCTCGGGTTTCGCAATACTGCCTGATGGAATGACTGTGACTGACGTAGGAATGGCTGATTCCGGCGGGTCTAGTGGATCTCTTCTAACTGTTGCATTTCAGATTTTGGTCGATTCTGTGCCGACGGCAAAACTTTCTCTAGGATCCGTTGCAACAGTAAACAATTTGATTGCATGCACCGTTGAAAGGATAAAGGCATCTCTGTCATGCGATAATGCATGA